In the Leptospira sp. WS4.C2 genome, one interval contains:
- a CDS encoding PP2C family protein-serine/threonine phosphatase: MKEVKSYKSIHTLFQFVLYLGFVILFCGCLDLHSEVTPDRQFQQSVYLLDRYYYWSSEELKDPHLVPDNLWKKMEPNRLGFESLEKQYLYVKFSDQFVRQLKSPVLYAEIALEQFKIFQGNEQVFESKLQDHFFPYIIPLNQNPSGSLIIQFQSRYRGYIGMDRDVYLKDHSMALVDLFLDNLSETFFAPILLVLSTIFLGFYFLRKRENIFLNFSILLFSASLIEALNGFVGFSLTQFSYLVVPLTYLNFAFFPFALLLFLIGIFPPFFRNLFKILASIHLIVFFISIVSNYEDGISFLNSEDDYNWVIVLEAIGAIFSSVYVLIKGNKNLRTITLGLLIIVFAGLHDILVDLELFRYGHRIIHYGFFLMLVLFGFYVFKHYWQLLHSINRMNAELRTKNKELQRLIQIDKDLALAHALQKSLLSPKYNEDEKIRIIGFSQNLESVGGDYFDHTKDSMGNWAILMADVSGHGISSAMVAAMSKMAFVGAGPYLQFPSRVFHLMNRHLVGKTKNLFITASYVFIDTESYTATFSNAGHPGFFLIRNSESDAIHLNVKGKPLGLFSHLPFAEEMVKLKPGDRILLYTDGIFDLLNEDGESFGEERLKSLLWDNRYQKFQELATIVQDSLFRFSSGWKYQMDDLSFLLVEIK; this comes from the coding sequence TTGAAAGAAGTCAAATCATATAAATCGATCCATACTCTCTTCCAGTTTGTTCTTTATTTAGGGTTTGTTATTTTATTCTGCGGGTGTTTGGATTTACATTCTGAAGTAACACCTGATCGCCAGTTCCAGCAGTCCGTTTACCTTTTGGATCGATATTATTATTGGTCGAGTGAGGAATTAAAAGACCCGCATTTGGTTCCAGACAATCTTTGGAAAAAAATGGAACCTAATCGGTTGGGTTTTGAATCATTAGAAAAACAATATTTATATGTTAAGTTTAGTGATCAGTTTGTAAGGCAACTCAAAAGTCCTGTTCTCTATGCAGAAATCGCGTTGGAACAATTTAAAATCTTTCAAGGGAACGAACAGGTTTTTGAGTCGAAACTACAAGATCATTTTTTTCCATATATCATTCCATTAAATCAAAATCCATCAGGTTCACTCATCATCCAATTCCAATCAAGGTATCGCGGTTATATCGGAATGGATCGAGACGTATATTTGAAAGACCATTCGATGGCCTTAGTGGATTTGTTTTTGGATAATTTATCCGAAACCTTCTTTGCTCCAATTTTACTTGTGCTTTCCACCATTTTTCTTGGTTTCTATTTTCTTAGAAAAAGAGAAAATATCTTTTTGAATTTCTCTATTCTTTTGTTTTCTGCTTCGCTCATTGAGGCTTTAAATGGTTTTGTTGGTTTTTCACTGACTCAGTTTTCTTATCTTGTTGTTCCTCTTACTTATCTAAATTTTGCTTTTTTCCCCTTTGCCCTTTTGCTTTTTTTGATTGGAATCTTTCCTCCATTCTTTCGCAATTTATTTAAAATACTCGCGAGTATTCATCTCATTGTTTTTTTCATATCTATTGTCAGTAATTATGAAGATGGAATTTCTTTTCTCAATAGTGAAGACGATTACAATTGGGTGATTGTTTTAGAAGCGATTGGAGCTATTTTTTCTTCTGTTTATGTTCTGATCAAAGGTAATAAGAATCTACGAACAATCACTTTGGGACTCCTCATTATTGTTTTTGCTGGACTACATGATATTTTGGTGGACCTTGAATTGTTTCGGTATGGACACCGAATCATTCATTATGGATTTTTTTTAATGTTAGTTTTGTTTGGATTTTATGTTTTCAAACATTATTGGCAGTTATTACATTCAATTAATAGAATGAATGCCGAATTGCGTACGAAAAATAAAGAGTTACAAAGATTAATCCAAATTGATAAGGATTTAGCATTGGCTCACGCATTACAAAAATCATTGTTATCACCGAAGTACAACGAAGATGAAAAAATTCGCATCATTGGATTTTCGCAAAACTTAGAGTCGGTTGGTGGTGATTATTTTGACCATACCAAAGATAGTATGGGAAATTGGGCCATACTCATGGCAGATGTTTCTGGGCATGGGATTTCTTCTGCAATGGTCGCTGCAATGTCAAAGATGGCTTTTGTGGGTGCTGGACCTTATTTACAATTTCCTTCTAGAGTGTTTCATTTGATGAACAGGCATTTGGTTGGGAAAACAAAAAATCTTTTTATTACTGCCTCTTATGTGTTTATTGATACGGAATCTTATACAGCTACATTCAGTAATGCAGGCCACCCAGGGTTTTTTCTGATTCGAAATTCCGAATCGGATGCCATTCATTTGAATGTTAAAGGGAAACCTTTAGGTTTATTTTCTCATCTGCCTTTTGCAGAGGAAATGGTGAAACTAAAACCTGGAGATAGGATTTTACTCTACACTGATGGGATTTTTGACCTACTGAATGAGGATGGTGAAAGTTTCGGGGAAGAAAGACTCAAATCATTGTTATGGGACAATCGATACCAAAAATTTCAAGAACTGGCAACAATAGTGCAAGACTCCCTGTTTCGGTTTTCTTCAGGATGGAAATACCAAATGGATGATTTGAGTTTTCTATTAGTAGAGATTAAATAA
- a CDS encoding NAD(P)H-dependent flavin oxidoreductase — translation MKIKTKISEMLKIDLPIIAAPMFLVSYPELVVAVSEAGGIGCFPSLNYRTPEQLREGILEIRSKTKKPIGVNLILHKEHNPNWAKQFEVVMDLKVELIITSLGTPRTIAKEIKANGSILFCDVTTLKHANIVAKSGADALIAVSQGAGGHAGAITPFALIPYLKKEVGLPVIAAGAISTGSQMAAALSLGADAVYIGTRFIATPESRAQNEYKQMLIDSSPDEIVYTEKISGIPANWLAKSVERSPDILEDGPKKIAAGHAGGEKAIEQEYKRWRDIWSAGQGVAQIHEVKPAGEIVKEIANEYLATVNNLPR, via the coding sequence ATGAAAATCAAAACAAAAATCAGTGAAATGTTGAAAATTGATCTACCGATCATCGCAGCCCCTATGTTCCTCGTCTCCTATCCGGAGTTAGTGGTGGCGGTTTCGGAAGCCGGGGGAATTGGATGTTTTCCCTCTTTAAACTATAGAACCCCGGAACAGTTACGTGAAGGAATCCTAGAAATTCGTTCTAAAACCAAAAAACCCATCGGGGTCAATTTGATTCTTCACAAAGAACATAACCCCAATTGGGCAAAACAATTTGAAGTGGTTATGGATTTAAAAGTAGAACTTATCATTACAAGTTTGGGGACACCTCGAACGATTGCAAAAGAAATCAAAGCCAACGGCTCAATTTTGTTTTGTGATGTGACCACCTTAAAACATGCAAACATTGTGGCAAAGTCAGGGGCGGATGCACTCATTGCCGTTTCCCAAGGTGCTGGTGGACATGCGGGTGCGATCACTCCTTTTGCTCTGATTCCTTATCTAAAAAAAGAAGTTGGTTTGCCAGTCATTGCTGCAGGAGCTATTTCTACTGGATCCCAAATGGCGGCTGCATTGTCTTTAGGGGCAGATGCTGTATATATCGGGACTCGTTTTATTGCAACACCAGAGTCTAGGGCACAAAATGAATACAAACAAATGTTAATTGATTCAAGCCCAGATGAAATTGTTTATACAGAAAAAATTTCAGGAATTCCAGCCAACTGGTTAGCAAAATCAGTGGAACGTTCCCCAGACATTTTAGAAGACGGCCCTAAAAAAATTGCTGCCGGTCATGCTGGAGGAGAAAAAGCCATCGAACAAGAATACAAACGGTGGCGAGACATTTGGTCAGCGGGCCAAGGTGTGGCTCAAATCCACGAAGTGAAACCAGCAGGTGAGATCGTAAAAGAAATCGCAAACGAATACTTGGCAACAGTAAACAACCTTCCTCGCTAA